The window CCTTGAGGTAAGGTATTTCCTTCTCCTTGGTGAGAAGCGAAAGCATTGATCATCTCACGCAATTCATTAGTCCTCATCATCTTCATCGGGACCTTCAGTTTTTCATCCTTTTTCACCTCAGCAGGTTCTCCCGCAGGGGACCCTGATGAATAGTAGGGTGAAAATTCATCGTGGACTCTTGAAGCGTACCAATATGGGGTGAAAAGAAAGTCGTCTTTGTGTTCCTTCGTGGCTTCGAGTCTTTGTGGCCAGAATTCCGATGATTCTTTCACCTCAGCAGGGTCTCCCGCAGGGGACCCTGATGAATAGTAGGGTGAAAATTCATCGTGGACTCTTGAAGCGTACCAATTTGGGGTGAAAAGAAAGTCGTCTTTGTGTTCCTTCGTGGCTTCGAGTCTTTGTGGCCAGAATTCCGATGATTCTTTCACCTCAGCAGGGTCTCCCGCAGGGGACCCTGATGGTGATTAGTTATTGGGTATAAAGTCACATCAATAACGTGATCAATGCCTCAACCGTTCTACCACGAAATTTTCAAATGAATTAACAGCCGGGTTCTGGTCGTCGTGTTTCAGCAGGGAGATATGGGTGTCATCCAGTTTGGGTATACCTTTCTTATGGCGGATGATCGGCAGGTTATCGGGAACCATATTCCTGGGGAGCACAGTAACGCCCATGCCTGCCTGCACAGCGGCAATGGTTCCGGCAAAACTGTGACTGGAAAAGACGATCCGCCATTTGCGCCTTGCCTGTTCCAAAGACTGTATGGCACGCGAACGGTACACACAGGGCTGGGGCGACAATACCAGGGGGATCGCCTGGTCTGCTTCCTTTTCAAAATACGCGGCATCACCTATCCATTCCAGGGCTTCCGACCATACATCCATACCATTAGGGAAATCCTCCGGCCGGCTCATCTTCACCAATACCAGGTCAAACTCTTTTTTCTTGAAACGCTCAAACAGGTTGAGGGTAAGGTCACATTCTATATTGAGCAGGATGCGCGGATGCAGGCGCGAGAACTCCGTCAGCACTTCCGACAGGAACACACTGGCAAAGTCTTCCGGCAAGCCAAATCGCACCTCGCCTTCGAGGTCCGGTTCGCGGAACCGGTCGAAGGCTTCATGCTGCAGTTTCACGATCTGCCGGGCATAGCCCAGGAGGATCTCTCCCTCCGGGGTCAGCGTAAACTGCTTTCCCCTGATGAACAGGGTCTTGCCCAACTGCCCCTCCAGTTTAGCGATCTGCTGGCTGATGGCCGATTGGGTGCGACCCACTTTTTCGGCGGCCCGGGTAAATCCACCTGTCTCCGCAACCGCCAGGAAACACTCCAACGTCAATACATCAAAGCTCATAATTAGTATTTCTAATAGTAAACATAAGAATTTATCGTTTTACTAATATTAGTAATACTAATAGTTTTGCTGTTAAAATATAGAAAAACTTATGAATGTTTTGGACTGGCTGGTAGCAAATGAGTGGATAGCAGTGGACCGCCTGACCCTGGTGATGTGGGGCCTGGTCGGTTTTGTGGCCATCAATATTGCGGCCTTCTCCTGGCGGTACCTCCAGGGGGATTCCCATCGTAAAACCTTCTTTTTCAAGTTGATAATGATGGTTTTGGCCCTCTTTGTGCTGGTCATGGCGGATCACTTCCTCCTTTTCCTTTCAGCCTGGGCACTGGCCAATTTCTTATTGTCCCGGCTCATGATCCATAACCCAGGCTGGCCGGCAGCCAGGGCATCCGGTAACCTGGCCCTCAGGAGCCTGGGCATTGGAACGGCCTTCCTGGCCATCGCTTTCCTGGTCTTTTATAACCTCACCGGCGAGTATACCCTCCATGGCATCGTGGAAAATGAGCAGGGTCAACCTGCTGCTTCCATTGGCCTTGCCTTTGTCCTGATGGCAGCCATGAGTCAGTCGGCCATCTGGCCCTTCCACCGCTGGTTGCTCAGCTCCCTCAACTCACCCACCCCGGTTTCCGCCATCATGCATGCCGGCCTCGTAAATGGAGGTGGTTTCCTGCTGGCCCGGTTCGCACCCTTATTCCTCCAGCAACCATCCTGGTTGATGATCATTTTTATGCTGGGCCTGCTGACCGCCATCCTCGGAACCCTTTGGAAACTGATGCAGTCGGATATCAAGCGGATGCTGGCTGCTTCCACCATGGGACAAATGGGCTTTATGTTCCTGCAGTGCGGCCTGGGTTTGTTCCCCGCCGCGGTAGCCCACCTTTGCTGGCATGGGCTCTTCAAAGCCTACCTCTTCCTGGCTTCCGGTGATGCGGCTAAGGAAAAACGACTTAACCTCGGTTATCCGCCACCGTTAAAACTGCTCCTTCCGGCCCTTTTAAGTGGAGCCCTGGGTGCCTGGTGTTTTGCAATGGTAGGCTATGGCCATTTATCTTTCAGTGATTCCACCCTGGTGCTGGTGGCCGTGGCATTTATGGCGGGAACCCAGCTTTCCATGCCCTTGTTAATGAACCCTACCATTGGGAAAATCTTACTGGTTGCCCTGATAACAGCGGCCCTCGGCGCCCTTTACGGGTTGAGTGTGCTCGCAGTGGAATGGGCCCTGGAACCCCTGGGTATGATGCAGGCTCAGCCCCTCCAGCCCCTCCATCTAGTCGCCATCATTATCTTCCTCAGTTGCTGGATGGCCTTGTTGTATGGCCAGAGGCTCCTAAACAGGAAAGCCCTTCCCGCTTTTATTCTCAAGCTCTATGTTCAACAGCTGAATGCGAGCCAGCCCCACCCCCAAACGGTTACGGCCCATCGCAACCAGTATAGTTATAAATAAATCATCATTACTCACGTAACAGTATAACCGAAAATTAGCATATGATCACCACGCTGGATAAACCTTCGATCAGTAGCCTTGAAAGCCTCTCCTTCCAGGTAAAGGAATCATGGGCTTCCATTGCACCTTTCTGGCCCCTGAAACATTTGGTTGCGGTCAATCCATTGGGTGGGCTGGTTGACCTGCCTTTTGAAGAGGCGCTCAAACTGGGGCAAGCTTATTTCCAGCAGGATGGTCTGCCCGAGCCCATGATGGAGGTGAACAGGCAAACCATCAAGTGGTTGCAGGTTTATTTTGATGAAGGCCAATCTACCTTGCGGCTGCCCCTGCAAAAGCAAGGATTGCTGCCCTCCATGATCCAGCTATTGCCCCATGATAACAGTTTACTACAACCGAAAAGGGGAAAGAAGGACTGGTGGAAGGACCTGCCGCAGGAGCCCCTTGCCCTGATCCAATATTGTCTTGATGAATTAGGAGTCGAGGCAGGTAAGGAGAAATCCTTTCTTACCCTGCTGCTGAGCACCCTGCCGGGATGGTCGGCCTATATCCAGTACCGCTCCAACTGGGCAGGCAATGATGGGTTTACCCAGCAACCCGAGGGATTAACAACTGAATACCTTGCTGTCCGCCTGCTGCTCACCTGCCTGCTATGGCCCGATGCAAAGCAATTGCTGCAATGGCATGAGCAGGCCCTGGCCAATGCAACAGTAGATGGTTACCTCCAACAGCTGGAAGGTGCTGAAAAGGATTTTCGCCTGGGATTGTGTTCGGCCTTGCAACAAAATGGCGAAGCCCGAAAGCAAATCCCGGATGCTCAACTTGTTTTTTGTATTGATGTCCGCTCCGAGCCTTTCCGCAGGGCGATAGAACAACAGGGGCAATATGAAACTTTTGGTATGGCAGGCTTCTTCGGCATTCCCATTGCCATCCGGAATGGCCTCTCCGGAAGCCTGCATGCGTCCTGCCCGGTACTACTGAAACCTTCACATACCGTCCTGGAAAGACCCGCAGGACCCTTGATGCAGGCGCGGGTAAACTACCAACGCAAGCAACGCTGGAGGAGCCTGTACCAATCACTCAAACATAATTTCGCCACACCTTTTGCCCTGGTGGAGACCCTTGGTTGGTTCATGGGTGCTAGTATGGCCTGGCGTAATTTTTTTGCCGCGAGGAACATTCAATCGAAACCATCTGTCAAGGCTGACCATCATCCTGTTCCCAATATCGCATCCATCCCATTTGACCAGCAACTGGTGTATGGAGAGAATGCATTGAGGGCCATCGGGCTGACAAAAGATTTCGCACCATTGGTGGTATGGTGTGGGCATGGAAGTACCACCCGTAACAATGCTTTTGCCAGCGCACTGGATTGTGGCGCCTGCGGGGGTCATGAGGGTGCGCCCAACGCACGGATCCTGGCGGCCATCCTGAACCAGCAAGCCATCAGGGATGGACTTCGTGAAAAAGGTATCGATATCCCTGCTACCACTCATTTTCTTGCCGGACAGCACAATACCACTACGGACGAATTGCAATTGTTCGC is drawn from Flavihumibacter rivuli and contains these coding sequences:
- a CDS encoding DUF2309 domain-containing protein, with the translated sequence MITTLDKPSISSLESLSFQVKESWASIAPFWPLKHLVAVNPLGGLVDLPFEEALKLGQAYFQQDGLPEPMMEVNRQTIKWLQVYFDEGQSTLRLPLQKQGLLPSMIQLLPHDNSLLQPKRGKKDWWKDLPQEPLALIQYCLDELGVEAGKEKSFLTLLLSTLPGWSAYIQYRSNWAGNDGFTQQPEGLTTEYLAVRLLLTCLLWPDAKQLLQWHEQALANATVDGYLQQLEGAEKDFRLGLCSALQQNGEARKQIPDAQLVFCIDVRSEPFRRAIEQQGQYETFGMAGFFGIPIAIRNGLSGSLHASCPVLLKPSHTVLERPAGPLMQARVNYQRKQRWRSLYQSLKHNFATPFALVETLGWFMGASMAWRNFFAARNIQSKPSVKADHHPVPNIASIPFDQQLVYGENALRAIGLTKDFAPLVVWCGHGSTTRNNAFASALDCGACGGHEGAPNARILAAILNQQAIRDGLREKGIDIPATTHFLAGQHNTTTDELQLFAAGIPAGLRQKLVQLQADLQKARQVNSLWRSVKLGKETDRDLAVSHVTARANDWAEVRPEWGLSRNAAFIVAPRSLSLQADLDGRCFLHSYDWQQDPDGAILSGILTAPMVVGHWINAQYLFSTLDNVAFGSGSKVTMNVVGKIGVMQGNASDLMHGLPLQSVYKNDAEAYHQPLRLTTVVVAPTQQVGAIIAKHPILQTLFGNEWVKLLVKDPLTNRFYELGADLEWYPVQA
- a CDS encoding LysR substrate-binding domain-containing protein, whose product is MSFDVLTLECFLAVAETGGFTRAAEKVGRTQSAISQQIAKLEGQLGKTLFIRGKQFTLTPEGEILLGYARQIVKLQHEAFDRFREPDLEGEVRFGLPEDFASVFLSEVLTEFSRLHPRILLNIECDLTLNLFERFKKKEFDLVLVKMSRPEDFPNGMDVWSEALEWIGDAAYFEKEADQAIPLVLSPQPCVYRSRAIQSLEQARRKWRIVFSSHSFAGTIAAVQAGMGVTVLPRNMVPDNLPIIRHKKGIPKLDDTHISLLKHDDQNPAVNSFENFVVERLRH
- a CDS encoding proton-conducting transporter transmembrane domain-containing protein, which gives rise to MNVLDWLVANEWIAVDRLTLVMWGLVGFVAINIAAFSWRYLQGDSHRKTFFFKLIMMVLALFVLVMADHFLLFLSAWALANFLLSRLMIHNPGWPAARASGNLALRSLGIGTAFLAIAFLVFYNLTGEYTLHGIVENEQGQPAASIGLAFVLMAAMSQSAIWPFHRWLLSSLNSPTPVSAIMHAGLVNGGGFLLARFAPLFLQQPSWLMIIFMLGLLTAILGTLWKLMQSDIKRMLAASTMGQMGFMFLQCGLGLFPAAVAHLCWHGLFKAYLFLASGDAAKEKRLNLGYPPPLKLLLPALLSGALGAWCFAMVGYGHLSFSDSTLVLVAVAFMAGTQLSMPLLMNPTIGKILLVALITAALGALYGLSVLAVEWALEPLGMMQAQPLQPLHLVAIIIFLSCWMALLYGQRLLNRKALPAFILKLYVQQLNASQPHPQTVTAHRNQYSYK